Proteins encoded by one window of Lutibacter sp. A64:
- a CDS encoding choice-of-anchor L domain-containing protein produces MKKITFIRFFAFLILMFLITVGYSQEVNNKRIGLSPDKSQVSSKALSKGALQSKSPQGSSSILVPNNDATYGSTPKELVENILSSTCLTIGDVRFGYYRRNNDNWSSNFGNTTLDRQLGYFNDGSASNFLIDEGLLLSTGKIKNAMGPSSSGSYSDEMNENASDPDLELITGYRMYDAAVLEINFTPIGTKIEFQFVFASDEYLEYCGTQYEDVFGFFLSGPGIAGGQGYQNDAVNLAKLPNGDPITINTIHPYVPSNINNIPVAAQNAAYYANNNINISTEFDGGTVVLTAEYTGLVSGQEYKMKMAIADASDQQYDAGVFLKARSFTSNALDITNPEAVCFGETVDITASEITAGSTLSGPYTYWEDEDATIPYNTPTTATDGTYYIKAIDGNSGCVIVKPVVVTVNSVDVVEIESEHNNLLCIGGNDGSFKVEASGGVAPYSYSLNNIDFSNTTGEFNGLTAGTYTVYAKDMIGCDDLTPLTINIAQPGGEVCKIEKSNCPPSDLASVCSDGDGGTPVFWTPPQFSYTCCTAGGGGDPYSFFMEFDLPESNFGANCWEFNYAQRIGLDNLRLFQSSGSVGSKYTDSYFISPKQYFFNSSGGTDINIELIDVTATVNWRLDVLDPNTNAVLYSYSITGITSNGQQTILIPDTVPNGVYKLKFNFSSNDANGGDKIEVDKAYYNATIVDTDCAGGINFVVTSTHIPGDEFVVGTTPVIYTATLSILNENPITKECIFDVVVNDPSAPTGEAEQEFCAVNNPTVANLTTTTGEAIQWYEDATGGTALDSTIALENEEDYYATQTIGGCESTTRLKVVVTISDPNAPTGESIQTFCSSDNPTVGNLIAIGDNIKWYAEAGDRSPLSSTDFLDDGENYFATQTIGSCESDERFEVTVTINTFINSNAGDDQPLCDTSTFNMSANSPSPGTGLWTIESGTATITTPNSPNTTVTGVNSGSAVTLRWTIENGACSDYDDVVLTNKALDDASFSYSVAAYCADGTDPTPTISGLAGGTFSSTTGLVINANTGAIDLSASTPGTYTVTYSTGTAGTCTNSSTDSVTINAFDDASFSYSGSPYCADATDPEPTITGLAGGTFSSTAGLVIDSTTGEVDLDASTPGTYIVTYTTNGTCPNSSTQSITINDLPTVSVSGAGELTCAVTSLTLTAVPVVDGTPSYQWYNASGAITGATSATYSATTPDTYYVIVKDGDDGCTVTSSNLEVTQDITDPTVSVSGAGELTCAVTSLTLTAVPVVDGTPSYQWYNASGAITGATSATYSATTPDTYYVIVKDGDDGCTVTSSNLEVTQDITDPTVSVSGAGELTCAVTSLTLTAVPVVDGTPSYQWYNASGAITGATSATYSATTPDTYYVIVKDGDDGCTVTSSNLEVTQDITDPTVSVSGAGELTCAVTSLTLTAVPVVDGTPSYQWYNASGAITGATSATYSATTPDTYYVIVKDGDDGCTVTSSNLEVTQDITDPTVSVSGAGELTCAVTSLTLTAVPVVDGTPSYQWYNASGAITGATSATYSATTPDTYYVIVKDGDDGCTVTSSNLEVTQDITDPTVSVSGAGELTCAVTSLTLTAVPVVDGTPSYQWYNASGAITGATSATYSATTPDTYYVIVKDGDDGCTVTSSNLEVTQDITDPTVSVSGAGELTCAVTSLTLTAVPVVDGTPSYQWYNASGAITGATSATYSATTPDTYYVIVKDGDDGCTVTSSNLEVTQDITDPTVSVSGAGELTCAVTSLTLTAVPVVDGTPSYQWYNASGAITGATSATYSATTPDTYYVIVKDGDDGCTVTSSNLEVTQDITDPTVSVSGAGELTCAVTSLTLTAVPVVDGTPSYQWYNASGAITGATSATYSATTPDTYYVIVKDGDDGCTVTSSNLEVTQDITDPTVSVSGAGELTCAVTSLTLTAVPVVDGTPSYQWYNASGAITGATSATYSATTPDTYYVIVKDGDDGCTVTSSNLEVTQDITDPTVSVSGAGELTCAVTSLTLTAVPVVDGTPSYQWYNASGAITGATSATYSATTPDTYYVIVKDGDDGCTVTSSNLEVTQDITDPTVSVSGAGELTCAVTSLTLTAVPVVDGTPSYQWYNASGAITGATSATYSATTPDTYYVIVKDGDDGCTVTSSNLEVTQDITDPTVSVSGAGELTCAVTSLTLTAVPVVDGTPSYQWYNASGAITGATSATYSATTPDTYYVIVKDGDDGCTVTSSNLEVLQDIVTPSAAITGNAELTCALEEISLNANGSSDNQSAELSYAWVGPDNYTATTEIIAVSSPGVYTVTITDKDNGCTYETEVEVLQDIVTPSAAITGNAELTCALEEISLNANGSSDNQSAELSYAWVGPDNYTATTEIIAVSSPGVYTVTITDKDNGCTYETEVEVLQDIVTPSAEITGNAELTCALEEISLNANGSSDNQSAELSYAWVGPDNYTATTEIIAVSSPGVYTVVVTDGDNGCSEEDSVTVLQDIVTPSVEITGNAELTCALEEITLNANGNSDNQSAELSYAWSGPNNYTATTEEITVSSPGVYTVVVTDADNGCSNEDSVTVLQDIVTPSLEITGNEELTCTLEEITLKANGSSDNQSANLSYAWSGPNNYTATTEEITVSSPGVYTVVVTDADNGCSNEDSVTVLQDIVTPSLEITGNEELTCTLEEITLKANGSSDNQSADLSYAWSGPNNYTATTEEITVSSPGVYTVVVTDADNGCSNEDSVTVLQDIVTPSLEITGNEELTCRLEEITLKANGSSNNQSADLSYAWSGPNNYTATTEEITVSSPGVYTVVVTDADNGCSYETEVRVTQDRSQANVVLTAETTELNCNVTSIVLDASESTGGDNFYWKGGATSSSITVTEPGSYYVFYTKDSNGCTISKEITITQNIEKPIVTITGGSELTCEITSVILEASSSTVQGDVSYLWSTGAATATIDVNEPGIYTVTVTDSENGCSTTSEDFTVTEDVEKPVVTITGESELTCEITSVTLDASSSTVQGDVSYLWSTGATTATIDVTEPGDYTVTVTDSLNGCSAISETFTVTQNITDVIAIITGESELTCEITSVTLDASSSTVQGDASYLWSTGATTATIDVTEPGDYTVTVTDSENGCGAISETFTVTQNITDVIAIITGESELTCEITSVTLDASSSTVQGDASYLWSTGATTAIIDVTEPGDYTVTVTDSLNGCSAISETFTVTQNITDVIAIITGESELTCEITNVTLDASSSTVQGDVSYLWSTGATAATIDVTEPGDYTVTVTDSENGCSAISETFTVTQNITNVIAIITGESELTCEITSVTLDASSSTVQGDASYLWNTGATTATIDVTEPGDYTVTVTDSENGCSLTSEIFKVTENITEVVAVITGESELTCSIESVTLDASSSTVQGNASYLWNTGATTATIEVLQAGSYTVTVTDMNNGCSALSEAFIVTEDFTVETIDNIDNVVTLCIEDLEIDLTTLLVDDYESGGTWVDEFDSGGLTGDYFDPSIVNLGAYQFTYTEPGECGRIIKVYVEVNDDCVVLPCSTSELEISKVVTPNNDGFNDQFEISGLEGCGFTYDVQIFNRWGKMVYQSNNYQNDWKGNFNTGGATIGSSTELPTGTYYYIVNVLSSGFEPITGYIYLGTN; encoded by the coding sequence ATGAAAAAAATTACTTTTATTCGGTTTTTCGCTTTTTTAATATTGATGTTTTTGATAACTGTTGGTTATTCACAAGAGGTAAATAATAAAAGGATTGGTTTAAGTCCTGATAAAAGTCAAGTTTCTTCCAAAGCATTAAGTAAAGGGGCATTGCAATCTAAATCCCCACAAGGTTCATCAAGTATTTTAGTGCCAAATAATGATGCTACTTATGGGTCTACGCCAAAAGAATTAGTTGAAAATATTTTATCATCTACCTGTTTAACAATAGGAGACGTTAGATTTGGTTATTATAGAAGAAATAATGATAATTGGAGTTCTAACTTTGGTAATACAACATTAGATAGGCAATTAGGTTATTTTAATGATGGAAGTGCTTCTAATTTTTTAATTGATGAAGGTTTGTTGCTTTCAACAGGTAAGATTAAAAATGCTATGGGGCCGAGTTCTTCAGGAAGTTATTCTGATGAAATGAATGAGAATGCTAGTGATCCTGATTTAGAGCTTATTACTGGATATAGAATGTATGATGCAGCAGTTCTTGAAATTAACTTTACACCAATTGGAACAAAAATTGAGTTTCAATTTGTTTTTGCTTCCGATGAATATTTAGAATATTGTGGGACGCAATATGAGGATGTTTTTGGTTTCTTTTTAAGCGGTCCAGGTATTGCAGGAGGACAAGGTTATCAAAATGATGCTGTTAATTTAGCTAAATTACCTAATGGTGATCCAATTACAATTAATACAATACATCCTTATGTTCCTTCAAATATTAACAATATCCCAGTAGCTGCGCAAAATGCAGCTTATTACGCTAATAATAATATAAACATTTCAACTGAATTTGATGGTGGAACTGTTGTGTTAACCGCTGAATATACAGGTTTAGTATCTGGGCAAGAGTACAAGATGAAAATGGCTATTGCAGATGCAAGTGATCAACAATATGATGCGGGAGTTTTTTTAAAAGCAAGAAGTTTTACTTCGAATGCATTGGATATAACTAATCCTGAAGCTGTTTGTTTTGGAGAAACAGTTGATATTACGGCTTCTGAAATAACAGCTGGTAGTACATTGTCTGGACCATATACTTACTGGGAAGATGAAGATGCTACTATACCTTATAATACTCCAACTACAGCAACTGATGGTACATATTATATTAAAGCCATTGATGGCAATAGTGGTTGTGTAATTGTTAAGCCAGTTGTTGTAACGGTTAATTCTGTTGATGTTGTTGAAATTGAATCAGAACATAATAACTTACTTTGTATTGGGGGTAATGATGGCTCATTTAAAGTTGAAGCTTCTGGAGGTGTTGCACCTTATTCTTATAGTTTAAATAATATTGATTTTAGTAATACAACAGGAGAATTTAATGGATTGACAGCAGGTACATATACTGTATATGCTAAAGATATGATTGGTTGTGATGATTTAACACCATTAACAATTAATATTGCTCAGCCAGGAGGTGAAGTTTGTAAAATTGAAAAATCGAATTGTCCGCCTTCAGATTTGGCTTCAGTTTGTTCAGATGGAGATGGAGGTACACCAGTATTTTGGACACCACCTCAATTTTCTTACACTTGCTGTACTGCAGGTGGCGGAGGAGATCCATATTCATTTTTTATGGAATTTGATTTACCAGAAAGTAATTTTGGAGCAAATTGTTGGGAGTTTAATTATGCACAAAGAATAGGTCTTGATAATTTAAGACTATTTCAATCATCAGGTTCTGTAGGTTCAAAATATACAGATTCGTATTTTATTAGTCCAAAACAATATTTCTTTAATTCAAGTGGAGGAACTGATATTAATATTGAATTAATAGACGTAACTGCTACTGTAAATTGGAGATTAGATGTTTTAGATCCAAATACAAATGCTGTTTTATATTCATATTCTATAACAGGTATTACTTCAAATGGTCAGCAAACTATTTTAATTCCAGATACAGTGCCAAATGGAGTTTATAAATTAAAATTTAATTTTTCTAGTAATGATGCCAATGGAGGTGATAAAATTGAAGTTGATAAGGCTTATTACAACGCAACAATTGTTGACACAGATTGTGCAGGAGGAATTAATTTTGTAGTAACTTCTACACATATTCCAGGTGATGAATTTGTTGTGGGAACTACACCAGTAATTTATACTGCTACATTGTCTATTTTAAATGAAAATCCAATAACAAAAGAATGTATTTTTGATGTTGTTGTTAATGATCCTTCAGCACCTACAGGTGAAGCAGAACAAGAGTTTTGCGCCGTTAATAACCCTACAGTTGCCAACTTAACGACAACAACAGGGGAAGCCATTCAATGGTATGAAGATGCGACTGGAGGAACAGCATTGGATAGTACTATAGCTTTAGAAAATGAAGAAGATTATTATGCTACTCAAACTATAGGAGGTTGTGAAAGTACTACAAGACTTAAAGTTGTGGTTACTATAAGTGATCCAAATGCTCCAACAGGTGAATCAATTCAAACATTTTGTTCGTCAGACAATCCAACTGTTGGAAATTTAATAGCAATTGGTGATAATATTAAATGGTATGCAGAAGCAGGAGATAGATCTCCTTTAAGTTCAACAGATTTTTTAGATGATGGTGAAAACTATTTTGCAACTCAAACTATTGGAAGTTGCGAAAGTGATGAGAGATTTGAAGTGACTGTTACAATAAATACATTCATAAACTCAAATGCTGGAGATGATCAGCCATTATGTGATACTTCAACTTTTAATATGTCGGCTAATAGTCCTTCACCCGGAACAGGGCTTTGGACAATAGAGAGTGGAACGGCAACAATTACAACGCCAAATTCACCTAATACAACCGTTACGGGTGTAAATTCAGGTAGTGCTGTTACTTTACGATGGACAATAGAAAATGGCGCTTGTAGTGATTATGATGATGTTGTTTTGACAAATAAAGCCTTAGACGATGCCAGTTTTAGTTATTCTGTGGCAGCATATTGTGCAGATGGAACAGATCCAACACCTACAATTAGTGGATTAGCAGGAGGAACATTTAGTTCAACCACAGGATTGGTAATAAATGCAAATACAGGAGCGATAGATTTAAGTGCATCAACACCTGGAACTTATACAGTAACCTATTCAACAGGTACAGCAGGTACTTGTACAAATAGCAGTACAGATTCAGTAACCATTAACGCTTTTGACGACGCTAGTTTTAGTTATTCAGGTTCACCATATTGTGCAGATGCAACTGATCCAGAACCAACAATTACAGGATTAGCGGGAGGAACATTTAGTTCAACAGCTGGATTGGTTATAGATTCAACTACAGGGGAGGTAGATTTAGATGCTTCAACACCGGGAACATATATAGTTACTTATACTACAAATGGTACGTGCCCTAATAGTAGTACGCAATCTATTACAATTAATGATTTACCAACGGTATCAGTAAGTGGCGCAGGAGAATTGACATGTGCGGTTACAAGTTTAACATTAACAGCTGTACCAGTAGTAGATGGAACACCTTCTTACCAATGGTACAATGCTTCAGGAGCAATTACAGGAGCAACATCAGCTACGTATTCAGCAACAACACCAGACACTTATTATGTAATTGTAAAAGATGGAGATGATGGATGTACAGTAACATCTTCTAATTTAGAAGTTACACAAGACATAACAGATCCAACGGTATCAGTAAGTGGTGCAGGAGAATTGACATGTGCGGTTACAAGTTTAACATTAACAGCTGTGCCAGTAGTAGATGGAACACCTTCTTACCAATGGTACAATGCTTCAGGAGCAATTACAGGAGCAACATCAGCTACGTATTCAGCAACAACACCAGACACTTATTATGTAATTGTAAAAGATGGAGATGATGGATGTACAGTAACATCTTCTAATTTAGAAGTTACACAAGACATAACAGATCCAACGGTATCAGTAAGTGGCGCAGGAGAATTGACATGTGCGGTTACAAGTTTAACATTAACAGCTGTACCAGTAGTAGATGGAACACCTTCTTACCAATGGTACAATGCTTCAGGAGCAATTACAGGAGCAACATCAGCTACGTATTCAGCAACAACACCAGACACTTATTATGTAATTGTAAAAGATGGAGATGATGGATGTACAGTAACATCTTCTAATTTAGAAGTTACACAAGACATAACAGATCCAACGGTATCAGTAAGTGGTGCAGGAGAATTGACATGTGCGGTTACAAGTTTAACATTAACAGCTGTGCCAGTAGTAGATGGAACACCTTCTTACCAATGGTACAATGCTTCAGGAGCAATTACAGGAGCAACATCAGCTACGTATTCAGCAACAACACCAGACACTTATTATGTAATTGTAAAAGATGGAGATGATGGATGTACAGTAACATCTTCTAATTTAGAAGTTACACAAGACATAACAGATCCAACGGTATCAGTAAGTGGTGCAGGAGAATTGACATGTGCGGTTACAAGTTTAACATTAACAGCTGTGCCAGTAGTAGATGGAACACCTTCTTACCAATGGTACAATGCTTCAGGAGCAATTACAGGAGCAACATCAGCTACGTATTCAGCAACAACACCAGACACTTATTATGTAATTGTAAAAGATGGAGATGATGGATGTACAGTAACATCTTCTAATTTAGAAGTTACACAAGACATAACAGATCCAACGGTATCAGTAAGTGGTGCAGGAGAATTGACATGTGCGGTTACAAGTTTAACATTAACAGCTGTGCCAGTAGTAGATGGAACACCTTCTTACCAATGGTACAATGCTTCAGGAGCAATTACAGGAGCAACATCAGCTACGTATTCAGCAACAACACCAGACACTTATTATGTAATTGTAAAAGATGGAGATGATGGATGTACAGTAACATCTTCTAATTTAGAAGTTACACAAGACATAACAGATCCAACGGTATCAGTAAGTGGCGCAGGAGAATTGACATGTGCGGTTACAAGTTTAACATTAACAGCTGTGCCAGTAGTAGATGGAACACCTTCTTACCAATGGTACAATGCTTCAGGAGCAATTACAGGAGCAACATCAGCTACGTATTCAGCAACAACACCAGACACTTATTATGTAATTGTAAAAGATGGAGATGATGGATGTACAGTAACATCTTCTAATTTAGAAGTTACACAAGACATAACAGATCCAACGGTATCAGTAAGTGGTGCAGGAGAATTGACATGTGCGGTTACAAGTTTAACATTAACAGCTGTGCCAGTAGTAGATGGAACACCTTCTTACCAATGGTACAATGCTTCAGGAGCAATTACAGGAGCAACATCAGCTACGTATTCAGCAACAACACCAGACACTTATTATGTAATTGTAAAAGATGGAGATGATGGATGTACAGTAACATCTTCTAATTTAGAAGTTACACAAGACATAACAGATCCAACGGTATCAGTAAGTGGCGCAGGAGAATTGACATGTGCGGTTACAAGTTTAACATTAACAGCTGTACCAGTAGTAGATGGAACACCTTCTTACCAATGGTACAATGCTTCAGGAGCAATTACAGGAGCAACATCAGCTACGTATTCAGCAACAACACCAGACACTTATTATGTAATTGTAAAAGATGGAGATGATGGATGTACAGTAACATCTTCTAATTTAGAAGTTACACAAGACATAACAGATCCAACGGTATCAGTAAGTGGTGCAGGAGAATTGACATGTGCGGTTACAAGTTTAACATTAACAGCTGTGCCAGTAGTAGATGGAACACCTTCTTACCAATGGTACAATGCTTCAGGAGCAATTACAGGAGCAACATCAGCTACGTATTCAGCAACAACACCAGACACTTATTATGTAATTGTAAAAGATGGAGATGATGGATGTACAGTAACATCTTCTAATTTAGAAGTTACACAAGACATAACAGATCCAACGGTATCAGTAAGTGGTGCAGGAGAATTGACATGTGCGGTTACAAGTTTAACATTAACAGCTGTGCCAGTAGTAGATGGAACACCTTCTTACCAATGGTACAATGCTTCAGGAGCAATTACAGGAGCAACATCAGCTACGTATTCAGCAACAACACCAGACACTTATTATGTAATTGTAAAAGATGGAGATGATGGATGTACAGTAACATCTTCTAATTTAGAAGTTACACAAGACATAACAGATCCAACGGTATCAGTAAGTGGCGCAGGAGAATTGACATGTGCGGTTACAAGTTTAACATTAACAGCTGTGCCAGTAGTAGATGGAACACCTTCTTACCAATGGTACAATGCTTCAGGAGCAATTACAGGAGCAACATCAGCTACGTATTCAGCAACAACACCAGACACTTATTATGTAATTGTAAAAGATGGAGATGATGGATGTACAGTAACATCTTCTAATTTAGAAGTTACACAAGACATAACAGATCCAACGGTATCAGTAAGTGGCGCAGGAGAATTGACATGTGCGGTTACAAGTTTAACATTAACAGCTGTGCCAGTAGTAGATGGAACACCTTCTTACCAATGGTACAATGCTTCAGGAGCAATTACAGGAGCAACATCAGCTACGTATTCAGCAACAACACCAGACACTTATTATGTAATTGTAAAAGATGGAGATGATGGATGTACAGTAACATCTTCTAATTTAGAAGTATTACAAGATATCGTAACACCAAGTGCAGCGATTACAGGTAATGCAGAATTAACGTGTGCATTAGAGGAAATTAGTTTAAATGCAAATGGAAGTTCAGATAATCAGTCAGCAGAATTAAGTTATGCTTGGGTTGGACCAGATAATTATACAGCAACAACAGAAATTATAGCTGTAAGTTCACCAGGCGTTTATACAGTAACAATAACTGATAAAGACAATGGATGTACTTATGAAACAGAGGTTGAAGTATTACAAGATATCGTAACACCAAGTGCAGCGATTACAGGTAATGCAGAATTAACGTGTGCATTAGAGGAAATTAGTTTAAATGCAAATGGAAGTTCAGATAATCAGTCAGCAGAATTAAGTTATGCTTGGGTTGGACCAGATAATTATACAGCAACAACAGAAATTATAGCTGTAAGTTCACCAGGCGTTTATACAGTAACAATAACTGATAAAGACAATGGATGTACTTATGAAACAGAGGTTGAAGTATTACAAGATATCGTAACACCAAGTGCAGAGATTACAGGTAATGCAGAATTAACGTGTGCATTAGAGGAAATTAGTTTAAATGCAAATGGAAGTTCAGATAATCAGTCAGCAGAATTAAGTTATGCTTGGGTTGGACCAGATAATTATACAGCAACAACAGAAATTATAGCTGTAAGTTCACCAGGAGTTTATACAGTAGTTGTAACAGATGGAGATAATGGATGTTCAGAAGAAGACAGCGTAACGGTATTACAAGACATTGTAACACCAAGTGTAGAAATTACAGGAAATGCAGAATTAACGTGTGCATTGGAAGAAATTACATTAAATGCAAACGGAAATTCAGATAATCAGTCAGCAGAATTAAGTTATGCTTGGAGCGGACCAAATAATTATACCGCAACAACAGAAGAGATAACGGTAAGTTCACCAGGAGTTTATACCGTAGTTGTAACAGACGCAGATAATGGATGTTCAAATGAAGACAGCGTAACGGTATTACAAGATATTGTAACACCAAGTCTTGAGATCACAGGAAACGAGGAATTAACCTGTACATTAGAAGAAATTACATTAAAAGCTAATGGAAGTTCAGACAATCAATCGGCAAATTTAAGTTATGCTTGGAGCGGACCAAATAATTATACCGCAACCACAGAAGAGATAACGGTAAGTTCACCAGGAGTTTATACCGTAGTTGTAACAGACGCAGATAATGGATGTTCAAATGAAGACAGCGTAACGGTATTACAAGATATTGTAACACCAAGTCTTGAGATCACAGGAAACGAGGAATTAACCTGTACATTAGAAGAAATTACATTAAAAGCTAATGGAAGTTCAGACAATCAGTCAGCAGATTTAAGTTATGCTTGGAGCGGACCAAATAATTATACCGCAACCACAGAAGAGATAACGGTAAGTTCACCAGGAGTTTATACCGTAGTTGTAACAGACGCAGATAATGGATGTTCAAATGAAGACAGCGTAACGGTATTACAAGATATTGTAACACCAAGTCTTGAGATCACAGGAAACGAGGAATTAACCTGTAGATTAGAAGAAATTACATTAAAAGCAAATGGAAGTTCAAACAATCAATCGGCAGATTTAAGTTATGCTTGGAGCGGACCAAATAATTATACCGCAACCACAGAAGAGATAACGGTAAGTTCACCAGGAGTTTATACAGTAGTTGTAACAGACGCAGATAATGGATGTTCTTATGAAACAGAGGTTAGAGTAACTCAAGATAGAAGTCAAGCGAATGTTGTTTTAACAGCTGAAACAACGGAGTTAAATTGTAATGTAACAAGTATTGTGTTAGATGCTAGTGAGAGTACTGGAGGTGATAATTTTTATTGGAAAGGTGGAGCGACTTCTTCTAGTATTACTGTAACAGAGCCTGGTTCGTATTATGTTTTTTATACAAAAGATTCTAATGGTTGTACAATTTCAAAAGAGATTACAATCACTCAAAATATAGAAAAACCAATTGTTACTATAACAGGAGGTTCAGAGTTGACTTGTGAAATTACAAGTGTAATATTAGAAGCAAGCAGTTCAACAGTTCAAGGAGATGTAAGTTATTTATGGAGTACTGGAGCGGCAACAGCAACAATTGATGTAAATGAGCCAGGAATATATACAGTAACTGTAACAGATTCAGAAAATGGATGTAGTACAACAAGTGAAGACTTTACAGTAACAGAAGATGTAGAAAAACCAGTTGTTACTATAACAGGAGAATCAGAGTTGACTTGTGAAATTACAAGCGTAACATTAGATGCAAGTAGTTCAACAGTTCAAGGTGACGTAAGTTATTTATGGAGCACTGGAGCAACAACAGCAACAATTGATGTAACTGAGCCAGGTGATTATACAGTAACTGTAACTGATTCATTGAATGGATGTAGTGCAATAAGTGAAACTTTTACAGTAACACAAAACATTACAGACGTTATTGCAATTATAACAGGAGAATCAGAGTTGACTTGTGAAATTACAAGCGTAACATTAGATGCAAGTAGTTCAACAGTTCAAGGTGACGCAAGTTATTTATGGAGCACTGGAGCAACAACAGCAACAATTGATGTAACTGAGCCAGGTGATTATACTGTAACCGTAACAGATTCAGAAAATGGATGTGGTGCAATAAGTGAAACTTTTACAGTAACACAAAACATTACAGACGTTATTGCAATTATAACAGGAGAATCAGAGTTAACTTGTGAAATTACAAGCGTAACATTAGATGCAAGTAGTTCAACAGTTCAAGGTGACGCAAGTTATTTATGGAGCACTGGAGCAACAACAGCAATAATTGATGTAACTGAGCCTGGTGATTATACAGTAACCGTAACAGATTCATTGAATGGATGTAGTGCAATAAGTGAAACTTTTACAGTAACACAAAACATTACAGACGTTATTGCAATTATAACAGGAGAATCAGAGTTGACTTGTGAAATTACAAACGTAACATTAGATGCAAGTAGTTCAACAGTTCAAGGAGATGTAAGTTATTTATGGAGCACTGGAGCAACAGCAGCAACAATTGATGTAACTGAACCAGGTGATTATACAGTAACCGTAACAGATTCAGAAAATGGATGTAGTGCAATAAGTGAAACTTTTACAGTAACACAAAACATTACAAATGTTATTGCAATTATAACAGGAGAATCAGAATTGACTTGTGAAATTACAAGCGTAACATTAGATGCAAGTAGTTCAACAGTTCAAGGTGACGCAAGTTATTTATGGAACACTGGGGCAACAACAGCAACAATTGATGTAACTGAGCCAGGTGATTATACAGTAACTGTAACAGATTCAGAAAATGGATGTTCTCTAACAAGTGAAATTTTTAAAGTAACAGAAAACATTACAGAAGTAGTTGCTGTTATTACAGGGGAATCAGAGTTAACATGTTCAATAGAAAGTGTAACCTTAGATGCAAGTAGTTCAACAGTTCAAGGTAACGCAAGTTATTTATGGAATACTGGAGCAACAACAGCAACAATTGAGGTGTTACAAGCAGGAAGTTATACGGTAACGGTAACTGATATGAATAATGGTTGTAGTGCTTTAAGTGAAGCCTTTATAGTAACAGAAGATTTTACAGTAGAAACTATTGATAATATAGATAATGTTGTAACACTTTGTATTGAAGATTTAGAAATAGATCTTACAACTCTATTAGTTGATGATTATGAATCTGGAGGTACTTGGGTAGATGAATTTGATAGTGGTGGCCTGACAGGTGATTATTTCGATCCTTCAATAGTGAATTTAGGAGCATATCAATTTACATATACAGAACCAGGAGAATGTGGTAGAATTATAAAAGTATATGTAGAAGTAAATGATGATTGTGTTGTGCTACCTTGTTCAACTAGTGAGTTAGAGATTTCAAAAGTTGTAACCCCTAATAATGATGGATTTAATGATCAATTTGAAATATCAGGATTAGAAGGTTGTGGTTTTACCTATGATGTTCAAATATTTAACCGTTGGGGTAAAATGGTATATCAATCAAATAATTACCAAAACGATTGGAAAGGTAATTTTAACACTGGAGGAGCAACTATTGGTTCAAGCACAGAGTTACCAACAGGAACATATTATTACATTGTTAATGTATTAAGTAGTGGTTTTGAACCTATTACTGGATATATATATTTAGGAACTAACTAA